The following proteins are co-located in the Paenibacillus sp. JNUCC32 genome:
- a CDS encoding NAD-dependent epimerase/dehydratase family protein, which translates to MRAFVTGGTGLLGSNLVRLLVDHGYQVKTLVRTAKKAEKLLGGLNVEVITGDMMDIEAWAHHLKDCDVLFHTAAYFRETFRRGDHWTLLKKINVTHTVRLFEYAEKYGIGKIVHTSTNATIRKREDGMPSDESDRMNPDEALNLYGKSKVIGDQEIEQFSQDHRTPVVTFLPAWMFGPGDSAPTGSGRLVLNFLARKLPGSFPSGIDVVDARDVAHAMIKAAESPIGNEQYIISGHYTNLEELFAILQNVSGVQGPSKKFPIPIVYLSTWINERLAALRNKETDLSLEELRVMTEMKRTSGEKAVRNLEVTFRPLEDTIRDTVNWFRANDTNG; encoded by the coding sequence ATGCGGGCTTTTGTGACTGGAGGTACGGGATTACTTGGCAGTAATTTGGTTCGGCTTCTTGTGGATCATGGTTATCAGGTCAAGACGCTTGTCCGAACGGCAAAAAAAGCTGAAAAGTTACTTGGCGGATTGAATGTTGAGGTTATTACAGGGGATATGATGGACATTGAAGCATGGGCGCATCACCTAAAGGATTGCGATGTTCTCTTCCATACGGCCGCTTATTTTCGCGAGACGTTCCGTAGGGGAGATCACTGGACCCTTTTAAAGAAAATCAATGTGACCCATACCGTTCGGTTATTTGAATATGCCGAGAAATACGGTATAGGGAAAATTGTCCATACCAGCACGAACGCGACGATTCGCAAACGTGAGGACGGAATGCCTAGCGATGAAAGCGACCGGATGAATCCGGATGAAGCACTAAATTTATATGGGAAAAGCAAAGTGATCGGCGACCAGGAAATTGAACAATTTTCACAGGATCACCGAACTCCGGTCGTTACCTTTTTACCCGCATGGATGTTCGGGCCCGGCGATTCCGCACCAACCGGCAGCGGCCGGTTGGTATTGAATTTTCTCGCCAGGAAGTTACCGGGGTCCTTCCCTTCCGGTATAGATGTCGTGGATGCCCGAGATGTCGCGCATGCGATGATTAAAGCAGCCGAATCCCCTATTGGCAACGAGCAGTATATCATTTCTGGTCACTATACGAACTTAGAAGAATTGTTTGCCATTCTTCAGAACGTTTCCGGAGTTCAAGGACCGTCCAAAAAATTTCCGATTCCTATTGTCTATCTGTCAACTTGGATCAATGAACGATTAGCAGCCTTGCGAAATAAAGAAACAGATCTGTCATTAGAGGAGCTTCGTGTCATGACGGAAATGAAGCGAACAAGCGGAGAAAAGGCTGTCCGTAACCTGGAGGTTACATTTAGACCCCTTGAGGATACAATTCGAGATACTGTAAATTGGTTTAGAGCCAATGACACAAATGGATAA
- a CDS encoding TMEM175 family protein, which translates to MKANRMEAFSDGVLAIIITIMVLEFKVPEGHDWHALVELGPKIISYIFSFVYVGIYWNNHHHLLHMVRTMNGRLMWLNLLLLFWLSLVPFTTAWMGESHFAPTPTALYGIILFLAALSYWLLQRMIMNQHSGDSSFVGTMGKNRKGKLSPLLYLTAALTAYVSVWISGFFFVLVAVIWFMPDKRIEHALRSQ; encoded by the coding sequence TTGAAAGCAAATCGGATGGAAGCATTCAGCGATGGCGTGTTAGCCATTATTATTACGATCATGGTGCTGGAATTCAAAGTGCCGGAAGGCCATGACTGGCATGCGCTAGTCGAGCTTGGCCCCAAAATAATTAGTTATATTTTCAGTTTCGTCTATGTCGGCATCTACTGGAACAATCATCATCACCTGCTGCATATGGTTCGAACGATGAACGGAAGGTTGATGTGGCTCAACTTGCTGCTGCTATTCTGGCTATCCCTTGTGCCTTTCACGACAGCTTGGATGGGGGAAAGCCATTTTGCGCCTACACCGACGGCGCTGTACGGTATCATTCTATTCCTAGCTGCGCTCTCGTACTGGCTGCTTCAGCGCATGATTATGAACCAGCATTCGGGCGATTCCTCATTCGTTGGAACGATGGGTAAAAATCGGAAGGGGAAACTCTCTCCTTTACTCTACTTGACGGCGGCCTTGACCGCATATGTGAGTGTTTGGATATCCGGCTTCTTTTTCGTACTTGTTGCCGTAATCTGGTTCATGCCCGATAAGCGAATCGAGCATGCCCTGAGAAGCCAATAA
- a CDS encoding alpha/beta hydrolase family protein, with protein MEINISMSAPVISVKPVVLSAPGRGEDLQMRVSAPATGSELPIIVFSHGFGWSLDGYGPLADYWAAHGFVVIQPTHLDSRTLNLPPEDPRTPRIWRFRVEDLKRILDQLDVIEASVPGLSGRLDRSRIAAAGHSWGGQTASMLLGARVLDHNGEPGEDMSDSRIKAGVLLATTGKGGADLSPFAAEHFPFMNPSFAEMSTPTLVVAGDHDQSRLSTRGPDWFTDPYFLSPGRKSLLTLFGAEHSLGGISGYSVAETTDESPERVGLIQRLTLAYLRNALDIEDSSWPAACAALEESAIPLGRIESK; from the coding sequence ATGGAAATCAACATTAGTATGTCTGCTCCGGTCATCTCGGTGAAACCGGTAGTTCTATCAGCCCCAGGGCGCGGCGAGGATCTGCAAATGCGAGTGTCTGCGCCCGCCACAGGAAGTGAATTGCCTATTATTGTGTTCTCTCACGGCTTTGGCTGGTCGCTGGACGGCTACGGCCCATTGGCCGACTACTGGGCTGCTCACGGCTTCGTGGTCATTCAGCCCACTCATCTCGATTCGAGGACGCTGAACCTTCCTCCTGAAGATCCCCGTACGCCACGGATCTGGCGTTTCCGAGTCGAGGACCTGAAGCGCATCCTCGATCAGCTTGATGTTATCGAAGCTTCCGTTCCCGGTCTTAGTGGGCGCCTCGATCGGAGCCGCATCGCCGCTGCCGGACACTCCTGGGGAGGCCAGACGGCGAGCATGCTACTCGGCGCGCGAGTCCTCGATCACAACGGCGAGCCGGGAGAGGATATGTCCGACTCGCGCATCAAGGCGGGCGTGCTGCTTGCCACGACTGGCAAGGGTGGAGCTGACTTGAGTCCGTTCGCGGCAGAGCACTTCCCCTTCATGAATCCGAGCTTCGCGGAGATGAGCACGCCGACCCTCGTGGTGGCGGGGGACCATGACCAGTCCAGACTGTCCACTCGGGGGCCGGACTGGTTCACCGACCCGTACTTCCTGAGCCCGGGCCGCAAGAGCCTGCTCACTCTCTTCGGGGCGGAGCACTCGCTCGGCGGGATCTCCGGCTATAGCGTCGCGGAGACGACGGATGAGAGCCCGGAACGAGTTGGCTTGATCCAGCGGCTTACGTTGGCTTACCTTCGCAACGCGCTGGACATTGAAGATTCCAGCTGGCCGGCAGCTTGTGCAGCTCTGGAAGAGAGCGCCATCCCGCTGGGGCGTATTGAGTCCAAGTAA
- a CDS encoding MarR family winged helix-turn-helix transcriptional regulator, which translates to MDKNELNEEEMRIWHMWKGSFQSIFGRVIKEMSEHTGLSEGDYGVLDRLDLLGNGSLRQQELADSMNWDKSRLSHHLTRMEKRRLVMRKPLDTDRGVQVVITPAGKSALDDARPIVSKAIRKHFLDQLTDQDIESITKLAERTKTGPSASCEAPST; encoded by the coding sequence ATGGATAAGAACGAGCTGAACGAAGAAGAAATGCGAATATGGCATATGTGGAAAGGCTCCTTTCAGAGCATTTTCGGTCGGGTAATAAAAGAGATGTCTGAGCATACAGGACTATCAGAGGGTGATTATGGGGTATTGGATCGGTTAGATCTTTTGGGGAACGGAAGCCTTCGCCAACAGGAATTGGCCGACTCGATGAACTGGGATAAGAGTCGATTGTCACATCATCTGACGCGAATGGAAAAACGCAGACTTGTGATGAGGAAACCATTAGACACGGATCGTGGTGTTCAAGTCGTTATCACTCCCGCCGGAAAATCGGCATTGGATGATGCCCGTCCCATAGTCTCCAAGGCAATACGGAAACATTTCCTTGACCAATTAACGGATCAAGACATTGAGTCGATTACGAAGCTTGCGGAAAGGACAAAAACAGGGCCTTCAGCGTCTTGTGAAGCCCCGTCGACATGA
- a CDS encoding DUF7601 domain-containing protein, translating into MEGNGSDASKAFEYTVTFTGEGEDGEYTYKKPDNTFGTLKSGDKIILKHGESVVLPALPADLAYTVTEADYTTVDGYMTMPETRELSGTIVNKGDHKADFVNKRYVNNLTVSNTVTGDGAEPDKPFKYTVIFDGAGKGQAYNYEHSDGTTGTIKSGDTFELKHGEIIIIKDLPENLKYMITQDGYANDGYATTPAGLSDEGIMAGADRNADFINDRIVNKLTVSNTVMGNGGAKTKPFEYTVIFEEAGKDGSYAYTKSDGATSTPGTIKSGESFTLKDGEKLEIVGLPKDLKYTVTQKDYTTDEYVTLPIERHYTGIMEGKDEAAPFTNVRVIEGGLIISNKVEGKDNDKTKPFKYTLTFTGEGADKSYAYEKSDGSTGTITSGDTFELTDGQTLVIEDLPTYLKYTVTQDDYSKDGYVTDPESLEHTGTIPEKTKAEAHFVNIRPYLEGILRDNNTGEVIPNASITVTNLKSGEKQTIQTNEKGEYSVPAEADTDYTITYTKVYTVGGKEVPIEFTQKANVDSSVTGETVPADITAVGIVLFKQMDGTTELFNPSLTSQMRIYLKDKDGKYIQENGRPKAFPLASKGTFSIEDEQLSAQQYTMEVRYQAETGEELLFKVTQLDVKANGELNISEELVDPYGTVYDETTGDAVTGKKIEGATVTLYYADTQRNRDKGRTPDTKVTLPPVPNFAPHDNKSPEQDSDANGFYAYMVFPEADYYLIVTKDGYETHRSDTISVDFDIVKYDVPMKPINTGGGPGPVNPAPEPENPGPVNPAPEPENPGPVNPVPEPENPGPVSPTPESENPGPVNPAPEPVNPDPVSPVPDQPGNNGTNNDDNEVDNVSDLADQSAGNGINELDDAPKTGDNSVSPIFYLALALMSLMTIGLCLLGNKKKTHIQ; encoded by the coding sequence GTGGAAGGCAACGGAAGCGATGCTTCTAAAGCTTTTGAATACACGGTGACCTTCACCGGCGAGGGCGAGGACGGAGAGTACACATATAAGAAGCCGGATAATACGTTTGGCACGCTCAAGAGCGGAGACAAGATTATCCTCAAGCATGGGGAATCTGTTGTCCTTCCGGCCCTGCCCGCGGATCTGGCCTATACCGTAACCGAGGCGGATTATACGACCGTTGACGGTTACATGACCATGCCGGAGACAAGAGAGCTTTCCGGTACAATCGTGAATAAAGGCGACCATAAGGCGGATTTCGTCAACAAGCGCTACGTTAACAATCTGACCGTAAGCAATACCGTCACGGGGGACGGCGCAGAACCGGACAAGCCGTTTAAATACACGGTGATCTTCGACGGTGCAGGTAAAGGTCAAGCTTACAATTACGAGCATTCAGACGGCACGACCGGCACGATCAAATCCGGCGATACCTTCGAGCTCAAACATGGTGAGATCATTATAATTAAGGATCTACCAGAAAATTTGAAGTATATGATCACCCAGGACGGTTACGCGAACGACGGATACGCAACCACCCCTGCAGGATTGTCTGATGAGGGAATCATGGCAGGGGCCGATCGCAATGCAGACTTCATCAATGATCGGATCGTAAACAAGCTGACCGTCAGCAATACGGTCATGGGCAATGGCGGCGCCAAGACGAAGCCGTTCGAGTACACTGTCATCTTTGAAGAAGCAGGCAAGGATGGAAGCTACGCGTATACGAAGTCGGACGGCGCGACGAGTACACCGGGCACGATCAAGTCTGGCGAATCCTTCACCCTTAAGGATGGAGAGAAGCTGGAAATTGTGGGTCTGCCTAAGGATCTGAAATACACAGTGACGCAGAAAGACTACACAACGGACGAATACGTGACCCTGCCTATCGAACGGCATTATACCGGGATTATGGAGGGCAAGGATGAAGCTGCTCCATTCACGAACGTGCGAGTTATCGAAGGCGGCCTGATCATCAGCAACAAAGTTGAAGGCAAAGACAACGACAAGACGAAGCCGTTCAAGTACACGCTCACCTTCACAGGCGAGGGAGCGGACAAATCCTACGCTTATGAGAAGTCGGACGGCAGCACAGGAACGATCACGAGCGGAGATACCTTCGAGCTTACCGACGGTCAGACGCTCGTTATCGAAGATCTTCCGACGTATCTCAAGTATACGGTGACCCAGGATGATTATTCGAAGGACGGCTATGTGACGGATCCTGAAAGTCTGGAACACACAGGCACCATTCCGGAGAAAACAAAGGCTGAAGCGCATTTTGTCAATATTCGCCCTTATCTGGAAGGCATACTGCGTGACAACAACACAGGAGAAGTCATTCCGAATGCATCCATCACGGTGACCAATCTGAAGTCAGGTGAGAAGCAGACGATTCAGACGAATGAGAAGGGTGAATATTCCGTCCCTGCCGAGGCGGATACCGACTATACGATCACGTATACGAAGGTGTACACGGTAGGCGGAAAAGAAGTGCCTATCGAATTCACGCAAAAAGCAAATGTGGACAGCAGTGTGACAGGCGAGACCGTGCCGGCGGATATTACGGCCGTAGGGATCGTTCTGTTCAAACAGATGGACGGAACAACAGAGCTGTTCAACCCTTCGCTTACCAGTCAGATGCGCATCTACTTGAAGGACAAGGACGGCAAATATATTCAGGAGAACGGTCGTCCTAAGGCGTTCCCGCTGGCTTCGAAAGGCACCTTCTCCATAGAAGACGAACAGCTGAGTGCGCAGCAGTACACCATGGAAGTTCGCTATCAAGCTGAAACCGGCGAGGAACTGCTCTTCAAAGTAACGCAGCTGGACGTGAAGGCTAACGGAGAGCTGAATATTTCCGAGGAATTGGTCGACCCTTACGGTACGGTTTATGATGAAACGACAGGTGATGCCGTCACTGGCAAGAAAATTGAAGGAGCCACAGTGACACTGTATTATGCGGATACACAGCGGAACAGAGATAAAGGCCGTACTCCGGATACGAAGGTAACGCTTCCTCCGGTTCCGAATTTTGCGCCGCATGACAACAAGAGCCCGGAGCAGGATAGCGACGCAAATGGCTTCTATGCATATATGGTGTTTCCTGAAGCGGATTATTATCTGATCGTAACGAAGGACGGATACGAGACGCACAGAAGTGATACGATTTCTGTCGACTTCGACATTGTGAAATACGATGTGCCGATGAAGCCGATCAACACCGGCGGCGGACCAGGCCCTGTCAACCCAGCTCCAGAGCCGGAGAATCCAGGTCCTGTTAACCCAGCCCCAGAGCCGGAGAATCCAGGTCCTGTCAACCCAGTCCCAGAGCCGGAGAATCCAGGTCCTGTAAGCCCGACTCCAGAGTCGGAGAATCCAGGCCCAGTTAACCCGGCTCCAGAGCCAGTAAATCCAGACCCTGTCAGCCCTGTTCCTGACCAACCTGGCAACAATGGGACTAACAACGATGACAACGAAGTTGATAATGTCAGCGACTTAGCTGATCAGAGTGCGGGCAATGGAATTAACGAGCTGGACGATGCTCCGAAAACCGGAGACAACAGCGTATCGCCAATCTTCTATCTGGCTTTGGCGCTGATGTCCTTGATGACGATCGGGCTCTGTCTACTCGGTAACAAGAAGAAAACGCACATCCAGTGA
- a CDS encoding TetR/AcrR family transcriptional regulator codes for MGEIRNAERTQKKILEAARREFFDKGFKGSRIESIAENAGVKKQLIYHYFKGKAELLEAVLTDSATGEPEWVSQIPDNPLHIAEHRYRVNNQVRADFIKFTAWEALELRAEPTSWNKGGEVALQSYAAYWKDQKKKGVVPQELEPELLALALTALTTYPIIFSNIANIITGVESTDPEFQARWSTFLTKLSEYILTSRD; via the coding sequence ATGGGTGAAATACGCAATGCGGAACGCACGCAGAAGAAAATTCTCGAGGCTGCAAGAAGGGAGTTTTTCGACAAGGGGTTTAAAGGGTCGCGTATCGAGTCGATTGCAGAAAACGCCGGGGTGAAGAAGCAGCTGATCTATCATTACTTCAAAGGAAAAGCGGAATTACTCGAAGCCGTTTTGACTGATTCGGCGACCGGTGAGCCTGAGTGGGTCTCTCAGATTCCAGATAATCCGCTCCATATTGCCGAGCATCGATACAGGGTCAATAACCAGGTGAGAGCGGATTTTATTAAGTTCACTGCCTGGGAAGCACTTGAGCTGCGGGCAGAGCCGACGTCCTGGAATAAAGGCGGAGAGGTCGCCCTTCAATCCTATGCTGCTTATTGGAAGGATCAAAAGAAAAAGGGGGTTGTACCGCAAGAGCTTGAGCCTGAACTTCTAGCACTGGCGTTAACCGCTCTAACGACGTATCCCATTATCTTCAGCAATATTGCCAACATCATTACTGGAGTCGAGTCGACTGACCCCGAATTTCAAGCGAGATGGTCAACATTTCTTACCAAACTAAGTGAATATATTTTAACAAGTAGAGACTGA
- a CDS encoding MerR family transcriptional regulator yields MKRHWKVGDLAKLTGLTVRTLRFYDQIGLFSPSGQTESGHRLYNEWDLSRLHQILSLKELGLSLEEIKSALNGGQISPLEIVELQIDQIKEQIKLQQKLLEQLRYVSKLMQGKAELTVEDFTSLLQAMKMRFEKPVIERQTGWERHLDLLGDFLAEENGISKHKEENE; encoded by the coding sequence ATGAAGAGACATTGGAAGGTCGGGGATCTCGCCAAGCTGACGGGGCTTACCGTCCGAACCCTGCGGTTTTATGATCAAATAGGGTTGTTCTCTCCGTCGGGGCAAACGGAATCCGGCCACAGGCTGTACAATGAATGGGACTTGTCGCGTTTGCACCAGATATTATCGCTTAAGGAGCTGGGATTATCTCTGGAAGAGATTAAATCGGCCTTAAATGGCGGGCAGATCAGTCCGCTTGAGATCGTGGAACTGCAGATCGACCAAATCAAAGAACAGATTAAACTGCAGCAGAAACTATTGGAGCAGCTAAGATACGTATCCAAGCTTATGCAAGGCAAGGCGGAATTAACGGTTGAAGATTTCACGAGCCTTCTGCAGGCGATGAAGATGAGATTTGAGAAACCGGTCATTGAGCGGCAAACGGGTTGGGAGCGACATTTGGATCTGTTGGGAGATTTTCTTGCCGAAGAGAATGGAATTTCGAAACATAAGGAGGAGAATGAATGA
- a CDS encoding SRPBCC family protein translates to MNERFVKHGTFVVERIYAATPERVYQAWADPIAKAKWFSKPEVFDFQVGGREYSRGGPPEGPVFTFDASYQELVPEQRIVYTYTLDSGDVRVSVSITTVELIKVEGGTKLIYTEQGAFFDGHDTPEIREHGTNIMLDTLGKVVEVEVGT, encoded by the coding sequence ATGAACGAACGATTCGTCAAGCATGGAACCTTCGTCGTAGAACGGATTTATGCGGCTACACCGGAGCGGGTATATCAAGCATGGGCCGACCCGATTGCTAAAGCCAAGTGGTTTTCGAAGCCGGAGGTCTTCGATTTCCAGGTTGGGGGACGGGAGTACAGCCGCGGCGGGCCGCCGGAAGGGCCGGTCTTTACCTTCGATGCCAGCTACCAGGAGCTTGTTCCAGAGCAGCGTATTGTCTATACGTACACATTGGATTCAGGTGACGTACGTGTCTCCGTCTCGATCACAACGGTCGAGCTTATCAAGGTGGAGGGTGGTACGAAGTTGATTTACACAGAGCAGGGTGCATTCTTTGACGGACACGATACGCCAGAAATACGGGAACACGGGACTAACATCATGTTGGACACACTGGGCAAGGTAGTAGAAGTGGAGGTAGGAACATGA
- a CDS encoding DoxX family protein — MAVMSIILQSLLVLYYVFSGFAKVVGAKYWVEIFSNLKIPQWFRIVTGLVQLVGAAVLVVGYWNADAIVWGGIWLGITMLVALLAHIRVKDAIGKTMTPVVFLVLIIILTILNADVIVS, encoded by the coding sequence ATGGCCGTAATGTCGATCATTCTTCAAAGCTTGTTGGTTTTGTACTATGTTTTTTCAGGTTTTGCCAAGGTCGTAGGGGCTAAATACTGGGTTGAAATTTTCAGCAATCTGAAGATACCCCAATGGTTTCGTATCGTTACGGGTTTGGTCCAGTTAGTTGGAGCTGCTGTACTCGTTGTTGGTTATTGGAATGCGGATGCGATAGTTTGGGGCGGCATTTGGCTTGGAATTACGATGCTGGTGGCGTTACTTGCGCATATAAGGGTCAAAGATGCGATTGGCAAAACGATGACGCCCGTTGTGTTTCTTGTGTTGATCATCATCCTAACCATCCTGAATGCGGACGTGATCGTGAGCTGA
- a CDS encoding SRPBCC family protein: MTIGENELIASREYDVPQELVYRAWTTPDLLAKWWGPKGFSNTFHECDMRTGGTWKFTMHGPDGVDYPNHNVFVEFVPTERVVIDHLNVHEFRVTATFEVFDGRTRVTFRQRFKKQEDFEKAKPICVEANEQQLDRLGKVLAELAD; this comes from the coding sequence ATGACCATAGGTGAGAATGAGCTTATTGCTTCCCGCGAGTACGATGTCCCGCAGGAGCTTGTGTATCGGGCATGGACAACCCCTGATTTATTAGCAAAATGGTGGGGGCCCAAAGGCTTCAGCAATACGTTTCACGAGTGCGATATGAGGACGGGAGGTACGTGGAAATTCACCATGCACGGACCGGATGGCGTGGATTATCCCAACCATAATGTCTTTGTTGAGTTCGTGCCGACGGAGCGGGTCGTGATTGATCATCTAAACGTTCACGAATTTCGGGTGACGGCTACCTTCGAGGTCTTCGATGGCCGGACCAGAGTCACCTTCCGTCAACGTTTCAAGAAACAAGAGGATTTTGAAAAAGCTAAGCCCATCTGCGTAGAAGCGAATGAACAGCAGCTTGACCGACTTGGCAAGGTGCTGGCGGAATTGGCCGACTAG
- a CDS encoding class B sortase, protein MSKTKKILIAVSFLVLVFSLVNFSQALLRDYVEQQKIEELATAWEEGSDKGGGAASPSVLFNKANEPVMLPEFRELYERNSDIVGWLKMDGTRIEYPVMQNPQDADYYLNHDFDKKENKGGLPFLDAHSRTNGSDIVLIHGHHMKSGWMFKDLMKYKNESFYKEHATFQFSTLYEKEEYEIVAVILSQVYRKSDDVFKYYQIENVSTPAEFDSYVHNIKKLALYDTGVTARYGDKLIVLSTCEYSTENGRLAVVARKRS, encoded by the coding sequence ATGAGCAAAACCAAAAAAATTCTTATCGCCGTTTCTTTCCTTGTATTGGTATTTTCGCTCGTCAATTTTTCGCAAGCTCTCTTGCGGGATTATGTGGAGCAGCAGAAAATCGAAGAGCTGGCAACGGCTTGGGAGGAAGGGTCGGACAAAGGTGGAGGGGCTGCATCCCCCTCCGTTTTGTTCAATAAGGCGAATGAGCCGGTCATGCTTCCCGAATTTCGAGAGCTTTACGAGAGGAACTCGGACATCGTCGGCTGGCTGAAGATGGACGGTACCCGAATTGAGTACCCGGTCATGCAGAATCCACAGGATGCGGATTATTACCTCAATCATGATTTCGATAAAAAGGAAAACAAAGGCGGCCTCCCCTTTTTGGACGCGCATAGCCGGACCAATGGTTCGGACATTGTGCTGATTCATGGCCATCACATGAAAAGCGGCTGGATGTTTAAAGATTTAATGAAGTACAAGAACGAAAGCTTTTATAAAGAGCATGCCACGTTCCAGTTCAGCACGCTTTACGAAAAGGAAGAGTATGAGATTGTTGCCGTCATTCTGTCACAAGTTTATCGCAAATCGGACGACGTTTTTAAATACTACCAGATTGAGAATGTAAGTACGCCCGCCGAGTTCGATTCGTATGTTCACAACATCAAAAAACTCGCTCTTTATGACACGGGCGTAACAGCCCGGTATGGCGACAAGCTTATTGTACTGTCCACGTGCGAGTACTCGACCGAAAACGGCCGGTTAGCGGTGGTCGCCCGAAAGCGTTCATGA
- a CDS encoding DHA2 family efflux MFS transporter permease subunit, translating to MQEDIKNINKGILLTILILGCFLSTLNQTLLNVALSNLMDVFDVTAATVQWISTGFMLVNGILIPITAYLMKRFTTRQLFISAMSFLLIGSVICAAAPSFVVLLLGRMVQAAGAGIVMPLMMSVVLAIFPVEKRGSAMGLLGLAMIFAPAIGPTLAGFIVEYHSWRWLFIGLIPLVIMVIALAFKYLVNVSETARSKLDMGSVLLSTVGFGFILYGFSSAGSKGWDDAMVILSLGIGIVVTAIFCIRQVRSDDPLLNLSVFKNKIFTLTSLINVLVTMLMYADMILLPIYLQDGRGFTAFEAGLLLLPGAVVNALMSPVTGRLYDRFGARPLFIIGLLFIIPSMWAVTDLSESTTYMYLMIRTIGLRIGLSFITMPLNTAGLNALPKHLGTHGTAVNNTVRQIAGAIGTAVVITIYTVQATGHAADVMQNNPTTTAELLKSLTSILGASDAYSFMMILAVIALVITLFMPMKSKTRIEQKQTL from the coding sequence ATGCAAGAAGACATAAAGAACATAAATAAAGGGATATTACTAACCATCTTAATCCTTGGTTGTTTCTTATCCACGCTCAATCAAACGCTGTTAAATGTCGCCTTAAGCAATCTAATGGATGTATTTGATGTCACGGCAGCCACCGTTCAATGGATCTCAACGGGATTTATGCTGGTCAACGGGATATTGATCCCGATTACGGCCTATTTAATGAAACGCTTTACCACGCGGCAATTATTTATAAGCGCCATGTCGTTTTTATTGATCGGTTCAGTCATCTGCGCGGCGGCGCCAAGCTTTGTTGTGCTCTTGTTAGGACGGATGGTCCAAGCAGCCGGTGCAGGAATCGTGATGCCCCTCATGATGAGTGTTGTGCTCGCCATCTTTCCCGTTGAAAAACGCGGCAGCGCTATGGGGCTGCTGGGACTGGCCATGATTTTCGCTCCGGCCATTGGGCCGACGCTAGCGGGATTTATTGTCGAATACCACTCTTGGCGGTGGTTATTTATCGGTCTCATTCCGCTTGTCATCATGGTCATCGCATTGGCATTCAAGTATTTGGTCAATGTTTCCGAAACGGCAAGGTCGAAGCTTGATATGGGAAGCGTTCTTCTATCAACCGTCGGATTCGGCTTTATTTTATACGGTTTCAGTAGTGCAGGCAGTAAGGGCTGGGACGATGCCATGGTCATCTTGTCCTTAGGCATTGGGATCGTGGTAACGGCCATATTCTGTATACGACAAGTCAGGTCCGATGATCCCCTATTGAACCTGTCTGTCTTCAAAAACAAAATCTTTACGTTAACGTCCCTTATTAACGTGTTAGTCACGATGTTGATGTACGCGGACATGATCTTACTGCCTATTTATCTGCAGGATGGTCGCGGTTTTACAGCATTCGAAGCAGGACTGCTCTTATTGCCGGGTGCGGTTGTCAATGCGCTGATGTCACCCGTCACCGGCAGGTTATACGACCGTTTCGGTGCGAGGCCGCTGTTCATCATTGGTTTGCTGTTTATTATTCCATCCATGTGGGCGGTAACAGATTTATCTGAATCGACCACGTATATGTATTTGATGATTCGCACCATTGGCCTGCGGATCGGATTAAGCTTCATTACCATGCCGCTCAATACGGCCGGACTCAATGCGCTGCCCAAACACCTCGGTACGCACGGTACCGCGGTGAACAATACCGTTCGCCAAATAGCCGGCGCCATTGGTACTGCCGTTGTGATCACGATTTATACCGTGCAAGCAACCGGCCATGCAGCTGATGTGATGCAGAACAATCCTACAACGACTGCTGAGCTCCTTAAATCCCTTACTTCCATTTTAGGGGCAAGCGACGCCTATTCCTTCATGATGATCCTGGCCGTCATCGCGTTAGTTATCACATTATTCATGCCGATGAAAAGCAAAACCAGGATCGAACAAAAGCAAACGCTATAA